From Chromatiales bacterium, one genomic window encodes:
- the tsaE gene encoding tRNA (adenosine(37)-N6)-threonylcarbamoyltransferase complex ATPase subunit type 1 TsaE: MAESRTLKLADPDATARLGHAFAQALIAIQPAQFCVYLQGELGAGKTAFARALLAGLGYRGRVPSPTYTLVEPYTAGGFQLLHADLYRLRDPAELDYLGIADQFAAGCLLLVEWPERGQGRLPPPDLRLGFSIVDMGRQVVLQALTAQGTGLLALPSFDPCPQQI; encoded by the coding sequence GTGGCTGAATCCCGCACACTGAAGCTGGCTGATCCGGACGCGACAGCGCGCCTCGGTCATGCGTTTGCGCAGGCGCTGATCGCCATCCAGCCGGCGCAATTCTGTGTCTACCTGCAAGGTGAACTCGGTGCCGGCAAGACCGCGTTTGCGCGTGCCCTGCTGGCCGGACTGGGCTACCGGGGGCGCGTGCCCAGTCCCACCTACACGCTGGTGGAGCCCTATACCGCAGGCGGTTTTCAGCTTCTGCATGCCGATCTGTACCGACTCAGGGATCCAGCGGAACTCGATTACTTGGGTATTGCCGACCAGTTTGCCGCCGGTTGCCTGTTGCTGGTCGAATGGCCGGAGCGGGGGCAGGGACGGCTGCCACCGCCCGATCTCAGGCTCGGCTTTTCCATCGTGGACATGGGTCGCCAGGTTGTTCTTCAGGCGCTCACAGCGCAGGGCACCGGCCTGCTGGCGCTGCCCAGCTTCGATCCCTGCCCCCAGCAGATATAA
- a CDS encoding N-acetylmuramoyl-L-alanine amidase produces MKRSGLNCLVCIIAILLIRVSAVNAAERAQVQAVRLAEQGDATRIELRLSRSADFKMFTLTRPDRVVLDISAAALGRSALPLPGATGSVRNVRAAHRDGDLRIVFDLTGAMRPTSTTASEGSISRLTIDLQAPASSQSAASPESSPSPVTVSAPEPEPGLRPQPEVAAKAAPVAEKPIRPARDIVVVVDAGHGGHDPGAHGARGLREKDVTLAISKRLVRLINNEPNMRAVLTRDDDRFLGLRERMERARSASADLFISIHADAAMNRSARGSTVYVLSEKAASDEASRRLAARENAALIGGVELGDKDPVLASVLMDLSQNASISSSISIGGAILGEMAGLGHLHRNTVQHAPFMVLKSPDVPSVLIETAYISNPDDERDLGSAKHQEKLARAVLGGVRRYFDANPTAGVMAATAPSEKAPRDIRHVIRRGDTLSGIADRYNISMQRIRSVNGLRSDTVRLGQTLRIPAERT; encoded by the coding sequence GTGAAACGCAGCGGGCTTAACTGCCTTGTTTGCATCATTGCGATATTGCTGATTCGCGTTTCAGCCGTGAACGCCGCGGAGCGCGCGCAGGTCCAGGCGGTCCGGCTTGCCGAGCAGGGCGATGCCACCCGTATCGAACTGCGCCTGTCGCGATCTGCCGATTTCAAGATGTTTACGCTGACCAGGCCCGACCGGGTCGTGCTGGACATTTCGGCGGCAGCCCTCGGCCGCAGCGCCTTGCCGCTGCCGGGGGCCACGGGTTCTGTGCGTAATGTCCGTGCCGCGCATCGTGACGGCGATCTGCGCATCGTTTTTGACCTCACGGGCGCCATGCGCCCGACAAGCACCACCGCCAGTGAAGGTTCGATTTCGCGACTGACGATCGATCTGCAAGCGCCGGCGAGTTCACAAAGTGCCGCTTCGCCCGAGTCATCACCATCGCCAGTCACCGTATCGGCGCCGGAGCCTGAACCCGGTTTGAGGCCACAACCGGAGGTGGCCGCGAAAGCGGCGCCTGTCGCTGAGAAGCCGATCCGGCCCGCACGCGATATCGTCGTGGTCGTCGATGCCGGCCATGGCGGCCATGATCCGGGCGCGCATGGTGCACGCGGCTTGCGGGAGAAGGACGTTACGCTGGCCATCAGCAAGCGACTGGTGCGCCTGATCAACAACGAACCCAATATGCGGGCCGTGCTGACGCGTGACGATGATCGCTTCCTGGGCTTGCGCGAACGTATGGAGCGGGCGCGGTCAGCGAGTGCCGACCTGTTCATTTCCATTCATGCCGATGCGGCCATGAACCGGAGCGCACGTGGGTCTACGGTTTATGTGCTGTCGGAGAAGGCGGCCAGCGATGAAGCTTCACGCCGTCTGGCGGCGCGCGAGAATGCGGCGCTGATCGGTGGTGTCGAGCTCGGTGACAAGGATCCGGTTCTGGCTTCGGTACTCATGGACCTGTCGCAGAACGCGTCCATCAGTTCGAGTATCAGCATCGGCGGGGCCATTCTTGGCGAGATGGCCGGGCTCGGGCACCTGCACCGGAACACCGTGCAGCATGCGCCGTTCATGGTGCTGAAATCCCCTGATGTGCCCTCCGTGCTGATCGAAACTGCCTATATCTCCAACCCCGACGACGAGCGCGATCTGGGTTCCGCAAAGCATCAGGAAAAGCTCGCTCGCGCCGTGCTGGGCGGCGTCCGTCGGTACTTCGATGCGAACCCGACGGCCGGTGTGATGGCGGCCACTGCACCGTCCGAAAAAGCACCCCGCGATATCCGGCATGTGATCCGGCGCGGCGATACTCTTTCCGGAATCGCGGACCGCTACAACATCAGCATGCAGCGGATCCGGTCAGTCAACGGACTTCGCTCTGATACCGTGCGTCTCGGGCAGACGCTGCGGATTCCGGCCGAACGTACCTGA
- the mutL gene encoding DNA mismatch repair endonuclease MutL — translation MPIRELPAHLVNQIAAGEVVERPASVVKELLENSLDAGASRIEVELEEAGVKLCRVRDDGTGIPRDELALALARHATSKISSLEELEHVATLGFRGEALPSIASVSRLRITSRERSADSGFMLDGADCDGVSPAAHPPGTTVEVRDLFFNTPARRRFLRSERTEFGRVREVIERIALSRSSLALRITHNHRQILDLPAAVTPAELVDRVSRVCGREFTDNAIYVQRESGGMLLRGWLVRPVHARSQPDLQYMILNGRAIRDKLLAGAVRAGYRDVLYRDRWPAFVLYLDMDPAWVDVNAHPAKQEVRFRDPGPVRDFVRRTVEAAIAEPAAAGVGPHDFGAHAASSVVARQSPLAFAMPVSPGRVREQLASYSRLAAPAAAEDHSAPLGYALAQLHGVYILAQNANGLVIVDAHAAHERISYERLKATVRQSSVQVQTLLVPPVLAVSEREAGQVEQHGELLERCGFLLSRVAPDRVAVRGIPALLTGVDPGMLVRELLPGLSGDLVLDDLLNVLDRVLAGSACHAAIRANRRLTIEEMNSLLRDMERTERSDQCNHGRPTLVALSMSELDQLFARGR, via the coding sequence ATGCCGATTCGCGAACTGCCTGCTCACCTGGTCAATCAGATTGCAGCTGGTGAGGTCGTCGAACGGCCCGCTTCTGTCGTCAAGGAGTTGCTCGAGAACAGTCTCGATGCGGGTGCTTCGCGAATCGAGGTGGAGCTGGAAGAGGCGGGAGTCAAGCTCTGCCGGGTGCGCGATGACGGCACCGGTATCCCGCGCGATGAGCTGGCACTGGCACTTGCCCGGCATGCGACCAGCAAGATCAGTTCACTCGAAGAACTCGAGCACGTGGCGACCCTGGGATTTCGCGGCGAAGCGCTGCCCAGTATCGCCTCGGTATCGAGGCTGCGGATTACATCCCGGGAGCGCTCCGCGGACTCGGGTTTCATGCTCGACGGCGCTGACTGCGATGGCGTGAGTCCTGCTGCGCATCCGCCCGGAACCACGGTCGAAGTACGCGACCTTTTCTTCAATACGCCGGCGCGCCGGCGTTTCCTGCGCAGTGAGCGTACGGAGTTCGGCCGGGTGCGTGAGGTGATCGAAAGAATCGCCCTGTCGCGCAGTTCGCTTGCCTTGCGGATCACGCACAATCATCGCCAGATTCTCGATCTGCCGGCCGCTGTCACGCCGGCCGAGCTGGTCGACCGTGTCAGTCGGGTTTGTGGTCGCGAGTTCACCGACAACGCGATCTATGTCCAGCGCGAATCGGGCGGGATGCTGCTGCGTGGCTGGCTGGTGCGACCGGTCCATGCGCGCAGTCAGCCCGATCTGCAGTACATGATTCTCAACGGGCGTGCGATTCGCGACAAGTTGCTGGCTGGCGCGGTGCGCGCCGGTTATCGCGATGTCCTGTATCGCGACCGGTGGCCCGCATTTGTGCTCTATCTGGACATGGATCCGGCCTGGGTTGATGTCAATGCACACCCGGCCAAGCAGGAGGTTCGCTTCCGGGACCCGGGACCCGTGCGTGATTTCGTGCGGCGGACGGTAGAGGCGGCGATTGCCGAGCCTGCGGCCGCGGGTGTCGGTCCACACGACTTCGGTGCGCATGCGGCATCTTCCGTGGTGGCAAGACAAAGTCCGCTGGCCTTCGCCATGCCCGTGTCGCCTGGCCGTGTCCGCGAGCAACTGGCGAGCTACTCCAGGCTCGCGGCACCGGCTGCTGCGGAGGATCACTCAGCACCGCTTGGTTATGCGCTGGCGCAGCTGCACGGCGTGTACATCCTTGCGCAGAATGCCAACGGCCTGGTGATCGTGGACGCCCATGCAGCACACGAGCGGATCAGTTACGAGCGGCTGAAAGCGACGGTTCGCCAGTCATCGGTTCAGGTCCAGACACTGCTCGTGCCGCCAGTACTCGCGGTCAGCGAACGCGAAGCCGGGCAGGTCGAGCAACACGGCGAGCTGCTGGAGCGCTGCGGATTCCTGCTCAGCCGCGTCGCGCCGGACCGGGTTGCTGTGCGCGGCATTCCCGCGCTGTTGACCGGCGTGGATCCCGGGATGCTGGTTCGCGAACTGCTGCCCGGTCTCAGCGGAGACCTGGTGCTGGATGATCTGCTCAATGTCCTCGACCGGGTCCTGGCTGGTTCGGCCTGCCATGCGGCGATACGCGCCAATCGCCGTCTGACGATCGAAGAGATGAACAGCCTGTTGCGCGACATGGAGCGCACCGAGCGCAGCGATCAGTGCAATCATGGCCGGCCAACCCTTGTCGCGCTGTCGATGTCCGAGCTGGATCAGCTGTTCGCGCGCGGTCGGTGA
- the miaA gene encoding tRNA (adenosine(37)-N6)-dimethylallyltransferase MiaA — MISPPLVICLMGPTAAGKTALAVELARRFPVSIVSVDSALVYRRMDIGTGKPGPEVLAEVPHQLIDIREPWESYSAGEFLRDARAAIEGIVAAGRVPLLVGGTMLYFRSLWQGLSELPQADGEVRAAIDLRAAAIGWPALHAELALVDPLTAQRLQPADRQRIQRALEVHQLTGVPLSAQQGRASPTSDLRFLRIAVIPQDRRLLHARIEARFREMLGRGFVAEVEGLMQLSEMRADRPAMRAVGYRQLWGMLAGDYDRAEAERRALAATRQLAKRQLTWLRHEVCELRISMEADLVAEAAAALRTHGVRDALSASSG; from the coding sequence ATGATCAGTCCGCCTCTTGTGATCTGCCTGATGGGACCGACTGCGGCCGGCAAGACAGCGCTCGCCGTCGAACTGGCCAGACGATTCCCTGTCAGTATCGTCAGCGTTGATTCGGCGCTGGTGTACCGTCGAATGGACATCGGCACCGGAAAGCCCGGGCCGGAGGTGTTGGCGGAAGTGCCGCACCAGCTGATCGATATTCGTGAGCCCTGGGAGAGCTATTCCGCCGGTGAATTCCTGCGCGATGCCCGGGCGGCAATTGAAGGGATCGTGGCTGCCGGACGCGTGCCGCTGCTGGTCGGCGGGACAATGCTGTACTTCCGCAGTCTCTGGCAGGGCCTGTCGGAGTTGCCGCAGGCCGACGGTGAGGTTCGTGCCGCGATCGACCTGCGCGCTGCGGCCATCGGTTGGCCTGCGTTGCACGCCGAACTGGCCCTGGTGGATCCGCTGACCGCGCAGCGCTTGCAGCCGGCCGACCGGCAACGCATTCAGCGCGCACTCGAAGTCCATCAATTGACCGGTGTACCACTCTCGGCCCAGCAGGGACGCGCGTCACCCACCAGCGATCTGCGCTTCCTGCGTATCGCCGTTATCCCGCAGGACAGGCGGTTGCTGCATGCACGAATAGAGGCGAGATTCCGCGAGATGCTGGGACGAGGCTTTGTCGCAGAAGTGGAGGGGCTGATGCAGTTGTCTGAAATGCGAGCGGATCGCCCGGCAATGCGGGCGGTTGGCTATCGCCAGCTTTGGGGAATGCTGGCCGGTGATTATGACCGGGCAGAGGCAGAGCGTCGTGCGCTTGCGGCGACCCGGCAGCTGGCCAAACGGCAGCTCACCTGGCTGCGTCACGAGGTCTGTGAACTGCGCATTTCCATGGAGGCTGATCTGGTCGCTGAAGCCGCGGCCGCGCTGCGCACACACGGTGTCCGGGATGCATTATCGGCATCGAGCGGCTAG
- the hfq gene encoding RNA chaperone Hfq, translating to MTKGQVLQDPFLNVLRKEKVPVSIYLVNGIKLQGTVESFDQFVVLLKNSVSQMVYKHAISTVVPSRAVRLPDQDEEEEG from the coding sequence ATGACCAAAGGTCAGGTGCTGCAGGATCCGTTCCTGAATGTACTCCGCAAGGAGAAGGTTCCTGTTTCGATTTATCTGGTTAACGGGATCAAGCTGCAGGGGACTGTCGAGTCTTTCGACCAGTTTGTCGTGCTGCTGAAAAACAGCGTCAGCCAGATGGTTTACAAGCATGCGATCTCTACAGTGGTGCCGTCCCGTGCAGTCAGGCTGCCGGACCAGGATGAAGAGGAAGAAGGCTGA
- the hflX gene encoding GTPase HflX, translating to MFDRPSHGERAVLVHAKIGSAPPPEEKQEFEALALAAGAEVAGALSASLRKVNPRYLIGSGKLDELRQLLHETCAEIVLVDHWLSPAQQRNLERELDRRVVDRTGLILDIFAQRARTHEGKLQVELAQLEHLATRLVRGWTHLERQKGGIGLRGPGETQLESDRRLISQRIRSLTGRLARVARQRRTAGQMRRKVEIPTVSLVGYTNAGKSTLFNRLTSAGVLVADQLFATLDPTLRRVRLPDGTMIILADTVGFIRDLPHELVAAFRSTLEETRDSHLILHVIDSSDPAHQERIQDVVKVLEEIGADQTPRIQVYNKTDILGAQPRVDRDATGLPARVWLSSQTGDGVSSLLEVIAEHLHVAFVQCTVELDAAEARLRASFYAMGAVVNERLRDAGGWELDLRMGRRDYEDLSRREHLRVLPGPADFRPEALQ from the coding sequence TTGTTTGACCGGCCCAGTCATGGAGAACGCGCGGTCCTGGTGCACGCCAAGATCGGTTCGGCGCCACCTCCGGAAGAAAAGCAGGAGTTCGAGGCACTCGCTCTTGCGGCCGGCGCCGAAGTGGCGGGCGCACTCAGCGCCTCACTCCGAAAGGTCAATCCACGTTATCTGATCGGTAGCGGCAAGCTGGACGAGTTGCGCCAGTTGCTTCACGAGACCTGTGCCGAGATCGTGCTGGTCGACCATTGGCTGAGTCCCGCCCAGCAGCGCAATCTCGAGCGGGAGCTCGATCGGCGCGTCGTCGACCGGACCGGCCTGATTCTGGATATCTTTGCGCAGCGCGCGCGTACTCATGAAGGCAAGCTGCAGGTGGAACTCGCCCAGCTCGAACACCTGGCGACGCGCCTGGTGCGGGGCTGGACCCACCTTGAACGCCAGAAGGGCGGCATCGGGCTGCGTGGTCCGGGCGAAACGCAGCTCGAGTCGGACCGCCGCCTGATTTCACAGCGCATCCGGTCATTGACCGGGCGACTCGCGCGAGTGGCCCGTCAGCGCCGCACCGCGGGCCAGATGCGCCGCAAGGTCGAGATTCCGACCGTTTCGCTGGTCGGCTATACCAATGCCGGAAAGTCGACCCTGTTCAACAGGCTGACCAGCGCCGGTGTCCTCGTCGCTGACCAGCTGTTTGCCACGCTTGACCCGACGCTGCGGCGGGTCCGCTTGCCGGATGGGACGATGATCATCCTCGCCGATACCGTCGGCTTCATTCGCGATCTGCCGCATGAACTGGTTGCTGCCTTTCGCTCGACGCTGGAAGAGACCAGGGATTCGCACCTGATCCTGCACGTGATCGACAGTTCCGATCCGGCTCATCAGGAGCGTATCCAGGATGTCGTCAAGGTGCTGGAAGAGATCGGTGCTGACCAGACGCCTCGCATCCAGGTCTACAACAAGACTGATATACTCGGCGCGCAGCCCCGGGTTGATCGTGATGCGACGGGGTTGCCAGCCCGCGTCTGGCTGTCATCGCAAACGGGCGATGGGGTCAGCTCCCTGCTTGAGGTCATTGCCGAACATCTGCATGTCGCGTTCGTGCAGTGCACGGTCGAGCTGGATGCCGCGGAAGCGCGTCTGCGAGCCAGTTTCTATGCCATGGGCGCGGTGGTGAACGAACGTCTGCGTGATGCCGGTGGCTGGGAGCTGGATCTCAGGATGGGCCGTCGCGACTATGAAGATCTGAGCCGGCGCGAGCACCTGCGGGTGCTCCCCGGTCCTGCGGATTTCCGCCCCGAGGCGTTACAGTGA